The genomic stretch TTTACAGTTGGTTTTTTAGTGAATCAATTAGGTTGGCACGGTATTTTATTAGCATTTTCTTCTGTTTTCCCACAAAATGTAATCGTATTACCATTATATATACTACTGACAGTTTTAGCTGTGCAGCTTTCCATTCGAATGATTCGAAAGCAATTTATTAAAAATGATAATGAACCAATTATGAAACAATTAGTCTCGTATTCAATTGTTTTTGGATTGGTTGCAGTTTGCTTAAGTATTGCAAGTATTATTGAAGCATATGGTTCAACATTTTTTTTAAAAGCGATCTCAGAAATAATTGTCTCAAAAAATTAACAAATAATTTTTGACACTTTCTCTTTCTTTGTTATAATTATTATCAAGTGGCGAGGGAGTGAAAAGAATGGAAGAACGAGTTGAACGAATAAAGAAACAACTACATTTAGCAGGATATAAATTAACACCACAACGGGAATCTACGGTTCGTGTTTTATTAGAGAACGAAGAAGATCACCTAAGTGCAGAAGATGTTTACCTCCTAGTGAAAGAAAAATCGCCGGAAATTGGACTTGCTACTGTTTATCGTACGTTAGAATTACTAACTGAGTTAACAATTGTTGATAAAATAAATTTTGGTGATGGCGTTTCTAGATACGACTTACGACATGAAGGTGCTCAACATTTTCACCATCATTTAATTTGCACAGTTTGTGGAGCAGTAGATGAAATTCATGAAAATCTATTAAGTGAAGTTGAAAAGACAGTTGAAGAACGTTGGAATTTTAAAATTAAAGATCATCGGTTATCATTTCATGGTGTGTGTCATCGATGCCATGATCAAAACGAAGAATAATAAAATGATTTTAATTTAATTAAAAATCATTTTATTTTAATTCCTAAAAAGTGGAGCAGTTTCGAGAAAAGAGTCTGCTCTTTTTCATGTTCTAAAAAAGACGCTTGTAATGATTAAAGGTGATTTTTACGATCAAATGAAGTATGATTTGTCCTATTTTTGCATAGTATGTAGTAATGATGTCTTTACTTCTAGCAAAAAGGTGGTGGTCATATGAAAAAAAGAGCTAGTATCGTTTTTAATGTAATAAAAGTTGCAATTTTATTCATTACTTGTACAATATTATTTTATTTTGCTATTCAATGGATTCATTCTGAATATGAAAATATGCATCGATATGACCGACCAGAAGGCTCAATGTTAAAGGTGGACACTCATCAAAAGGATGGTGCTTTTAACCAATTGGTACGGTTTTATCAAAACGGGGAGTAATGTAATGTGACAACGACTGATAAAACACCTTTTAAAAAAGAATTTGATTTTGCAACTGAGGACTTTATCCATTTTATTCAGGTTGAAAAAGGTTTATCTAAAAATACAATTCTATCATATGGTAAGGACTTAGAGAGCTATGGAAAATATTTAGACGTTGTTGAAAATATAAATGGTCTTTCAAACATAACTAGGATACATATTATTAGTTATTTAAAATATTTAAAGGAAAGAGATTTGACAGCAAGGACAATGGCTCGTCAATTGGCCACAATTCGCTCATTTCATCAATTTTTAATTCGTGAAGTTGATGGGATGAAAGATGATCCTTCACTATTAATCGAAATTCCAAAAGCACCAAAAGTACTTCCAAAGGTTTTATCACTCCAGGAAGTTGAGGCCTTATTAGAAGTACCTGATAGCTCTACATTTGGAATAAGAGATAAGGCAATGTTAGAATTATTGTATGCGACTGGTATGCGTGTATCAGAACTATTATCTTTAAATCTTTCTGATGCAAATTTAACGATGGGGTTTGTTAGATGTTTAGGTAAAGGAAGTAAAGAAAGAATTATTCCTTTAGGTAAACTTGCAATTGAATCAATTGAAAATTATTTAAAAATGGCTCGAAAAGAATTGTCCGGTAAAAAAAGTAATGATGCATTATTTCTAAATCATCATGGAAATAGGATGTCTAGGCAAGGTTTTTGGAAAAACTTAAAAAAACAAGCTGAAAAAGCAAATATTCAGCACGAATTAACTCCACATACTTTACGCCATTCATTTGCAACCCATTTATTAGAAAATGGAGCAGATTTAAGATCGGTCCAAGAAATGCTAGGACATGCAGATATTTCTACGACACAGATCTATACACATGTTACGAAGAATAGACTTAAGGATGTTTATAAAGAGTTTCATCCAAGAGCTTAAATTTAAGCTTTCAGACTGTCCGCCAAGCGCTCGCTTTCTTCGTTGCTTCGCCTGTTGAGCGGTGCTCATTACCGTGTGAGGGTAACTCTGCTCCTCGAAAGAAAAGCGCTCGCAATTAGTCTGGAAATCAAATTTTTAGTATTTTCTACACTCCAAGAGCTTAATTTAAGCTCTTTTTTCTTGGGAAATGATTGTTATATTGCTAAAAGCATAATATATTAAATTAATCATATATAAACTGAACTAGGCGATTTGAGAGGATGAATTAAATGATTACGATTAAGACTGAACGTGAAATTAACTTAATGAATGAAGCCGGGAAAGTATTAGCTGCTACACATAAGGAAATTGCAAAAATGATTAGACCAGGCATTACAACTTGGGAAATCGATCAATTTGTAGAGAAATTTTTAGCAGAAAATGGAGCAAAACCTGAGCAAAAAGGATATAGAGGATATGAATATGCAACGTGTGCCTCAATAAATGATGAAATTTGCCATGGATTTCCTCGCAAAAAAGCTTTAAAAGAAGGAGATATTGTTACAATCGATATGGTTGTAAATTTAAATGGAGCACTAGCTGACTCAGCTTGGACATACGGTGTAGGAAATATTTCTAAAGAAAACAAGGATTTGTTAAAGGTAACGGAAGAATGCTT from Arthrobacter citreus encodes the following:
- a CDS encoding YqzK family protein, with the protein product MKKRASIVFNVIKVAILFITCTILFYFAIQWIHSEYENMHRYDRPEGSMLKVDTHQKDGAFNQLVRFYQNGE
- a CDS encoding transcriptional repressor; its protein translation is MEERVERIKKQLHLAGYKLTPQRESTVRVLLENEEDHLSAEDVYLLVKEKSPEIGLATVYRTLELLTELTIVDKINFGDGVSRYDLRHEGAQHFHHHLICTVCGAVDEIHENLLSEVEKTVEERWNFKIKDHRLSFHGVCHRCHDQNEE
- the xerD gene encoding site-specific tyrosine recombinase XerD, producing the protein MTTTDKTPFKKEFDFATEDFIHFIQVEKGLSKNTILSYGKDLESYGKYLDVVENINGLSNITRIHIISYLKYLKERDLTARTMARQLATIRSFHQFLIREVDGMKDDPSLLIEIPKAPKVLPKVLSLQEVEALLEVPDSSTFGIRDKAMLELLYATGMRVSELLSLNLSDANLTMGFVRCLGKGSKERIIPLGKLAIESIENYLKMARKELSGKKSNDALFLNHHGNRMSRQGFWKNLKKQAEKANIQHELTPHTLRHSFATHLLENGADLRSVQEMLGHADISTTQIYTHVTKNRLKDVYKEFHPRA
- the map gene encoding type I methionyl aminopeptidase is translated as MITIKTEREINLMNEAGKVLAATHKEIAKMIRPGITTWEIDQFVEKFLAENGAKPEQKGYRGYEYATCASINDEICHGFPRKKALKEGDIVTIDMVVNLNGALADSAWTYGVGNISKENKDLLKVTEECLYKGIEQAQVGNRLGDIGFAIQSYAESLGYSVVRDFTGHGIGPTLHEEPYVPHFGMAGKGLRLREGMVITIEPMINLGTWHSTMDGNGWTARTRDAKNSAQYEHTLAITSNGPKILTKQ